From Mobula hypostoma chromosome 27, sMobHyp1.1, whole genome shotgun sequence, a single genomic window includes:
- the selplg gene encoding P-selectin glycoprotein ligand 1 gives MQAMWCRLSVLLAVVSSVAVMGESTSAKPGTTEPTSVVTTADALGQSIGKMPDTSSSTKPISVATSVSVLQSTRTTLQTTDSTEQTSVVTSAKALGQTTSETLEVSHSTQPASTGVTQNPSSTTSLPAPLTLYRSSTSTLTSTTDPRIQTAQGVNSSQQPTTDAIGLSASTGLEEGTSTSQEPTVTDRSEQWTTADPASVSEVTSFSTPVTNISEGNGILGPGVKGKTQSPPTSMITSATTTTAATSSKASGSKVTSAVPVVNHLTKVTTKNYNRLTTAQATTKKISLVTQCLIVIAILAGICTIFVICTIVLCTKLSTQRHNYRVNQMNGTELMCISALLPEEERKMRKKLRPKRLRDLKETMTGQNSDTDDDDLTLQSFVTEH, from the coding sequence ATGCAGGCGATGTGGTGCCGTCTTTCTGTGCTCCTTGCCGTTGTGTCCAGCGTGGCTGTAATGGGAGAAAGCACAAGTGCGAAACCAGGTACAACTGAACCAACTTCTGTTGTAACAACTGCTGATGCACTGGGACAAAGCATAGGGAAAATGCCGGACACATCTAGCTCAACTAAACCGATCTCCGTTGCAACAAGTGTCAGTGTGTTGCAGAGCACACGGACAACTTTGCAGACAACTGATTCCACTGAACAAACTTCTGTTGTAACAAGTGCCAAAGCACTGGGACAAACCACAAGTGAAACTCTGGAGGTATCTCATtcaacacagccagcttccactGGAGTGACCCAAAACCCAAGCAGCACAACGAGTTTACCAGCTCCTTTAACTCTGTATCGATCCAGCACAAGCACGCTCACTTCCACAACAGATCCCCGGATTCAAACAGCCCAAGGTGTCAATTCTTCTCAACAACCTACTACTGATGCGATAGGATTGTCTGCCTCTACTGGACTTGAAGAAGGGACCAGTACCAGCCAGGAGCCCACTGTCACTGATAGATCTGAGCAGTGGACGACAGCTGACCCTGCAAGTGTGTCTGAAGTCACATCGTTCTCTACTCCGGTCACCAATATTTCAGAGGGTAATGGGATTCTTGGTCCAGGTGTAAAGGGGAAAACACAATCTCCTCCAACCAGCATGATTACTTCAGCAACAACAACTACTGCTGCCACTTCCAGTAAAGCAAGCGGAAGCAAGGTGACCTCAGCAGTTCCCGTTGTCAATCATCTCACCAAAGTCACCACCAAAAATTACAATAGACTTACAACTGCTCAAGCAACAACCAAGAAAATTAGTCTTGTGACTCAGTGCCTCATAGTCATTGCCATTCTGGCAGGCATCTGTACCATCTTTGTCATCTGTACCATCGTCCTGTGCACCAAGCTCTCCACCCAAAGGCACAACTACAGAGTTAACCAGATGAATGGCACAGAACTGATGTGCATCTCTGCTCTACTGcctgaagaagaaagaaagatgaggaaaAAACTGCGCCCAAAACGGTTAAGAGATTTGAAGGAAACCATGACTGGGCAAAACAGCGACACTGATGACGATGACCTTACCCTCCAGAGCTTTGTGACCGAACACTAG